GGCTGGCGATCACGGCCGGCGGCGGCCGCGGACGCACCGACCCGAACGACGCACAGACGGCCGTAACTGACAGCCTCCGGCTCACCTGGTGGGAGACGTACAACGGAGCGACGCTGACGACATCGACCGCCAGCACCGACGGTGGCGCGGCCGCTGGCCCGGCGATCTCGCTCGGAAACGTGCTCCCGGGGGATTTCGGCACGCTCACTATCCGACTGCGCCTCGACTCGGAGACGGCCGACGAGGTCGCCGTGAAGCCGGTACTCAGCGTCTCACTGATGGGCGAGCCGAGGTCGTCCGGCCTCGAGGAGTTCCTCGACGCCACCGTCTGGTACGACACCGGGGTGTTCGGAATCGACGCCTTCGGCGCCCACAACGGCGAACGGAATTTCGGCGAGCGCCTCGTCAATCCCGACGCGGACGGGACCCTTGCCGACGTCGCGGCCGCCCTCGAGGATGGTCTCGTCCTCGATCCAGCGCCGTTCCTGCCCGGAACGAGCTGTCTCGAGAACGACGACGACGTGACGATCACTATCGGCTGGTCGTTTCCGCCGGAACAGGAGCACGTCAACGCTGCCCAGGGAACGTCCGTCGAGTTCGACCTTCGGTTCGACGTCGAGCAATGCTGATCCACCGCAGCCCTGGACCCCATCGGAGACGGCCGTTCACTCGAGGTCGGCCCCGGACGGCGATTCTGCGCCGTAGTAATCGATCATTACTCCGGTTGAACGTCACGGTAGGTAACACATTCATATCAACCGTCGTGTCGTCGGTGTCGGTGAGCCAGCCGCTCGATACGGGGCGAGTGCTGGGGGAAGAACGATAGATGAGGGGGAAACAACGGAAGACTGGGTTCGCTGGAGGGGACGAACTGACGGAGACCAACACGACGGCTGAGCCACGTCCGCAGCGGAGGTGGATCACGTGACCGATCGGTCCACCGGGCCGACTCGACGGCAGCTGCTGGGGGCCGTCGCCGGCGTGGGTGCCGTCGGCGCCACCGTCGGTGTGACGGCCGCCCACCTGCACGATCGGGACGGCGGTGCGATCACGATCCAGGCGGGAGCGGTGTCGATCGACGTCGACTGTGGCGCGTGTTTCGAGGCGGACGGATCGATCGGGTTCGAGTTCGGCGACCTCGAGCCCGGAGGCGACGTTCGCCGAGAACCGTTCGCACTTTCTGTCGAGGAGAACCCGGCGCGACTCTGGGTTAAGACGGCGTGTCCACCCGCCGTCGACCCGCTCGGGGACGCCCTGCAGGTGCGACTCCTCCTCGAGCGAACCGACGGGGAAGCGCAGCTCTTCCCCGCAGTAGACGACGCGTTCGGTACCCTCGGTTCACTCAAAGACGAGTTCAGCGATGGGATTCGACTCGACGATCGTCTCGACGGCCCCTGCCTCTCGAGTGAGGACGAGCTCTCGCTCGTGCTCGAGTACGTACTCCCCGAGGATGCCGACTGGACCGCCGACCTTCGGACCGAGCTCCGCTTCGAGGTCTTCGCCGAACAGTGCAGGCACGTCTCCGAAGACGACGTCGGCGATCCGTTCGCGGAGGCCACAGGCGCCTGCCCCGAACTCGAGTGTCCAGCGTGTGAGCCACTCGGAAAACTGGACGTCGTCGGCGACCGACTCGAGCCGGGAACGTACGCCTTCGACGAGCTCTACGGCGAGTTCGAAGCCGACGGTCACGTGTACGAACTCGGCGTCCTGACGGCCACGAACAAGGACGATGGTGGCAGTGAGGAGACGATCTGCGCCAGCTTCAGGCTGCTGAAGGACGGTATCGAGCTGAACGCGCCACCGATCTGCACCGTCGACGTTGCCGGGGGCCCCTCCAGAGAGCCCGGGCCGGCGACCGAGACGTACGAGATCGATCCCCCGCTGACGCGCACCACCGAGGAACTCTGCACGGAGAACGGAATCGCAGCGATCAGCAACGTCACGGTGTCCGTCTGCCCCGATGGGGACGACGACGGGGGTGCTGACTCGTGAACTACCGACGGATCGCGAGCGTGCTCGGCTTCGTCGTTCTGCTCGTGCTGGTGACCCCGTTTCTCGTGTACGCGGTCCCCGGAGCGATCGGGGCCGACCACAGTTTCGTCGTCCTCTCGGGGAGCATGGAGCCGGAGCTCTCGCCTGGCGACGTCGTGATCGTCGAGGAGACCGATCCGTCGACGGTCGAAACGGGTGACGTCGTGACGTTCGTCCGCGAGGGAGAGGGTGCACCGGTCACGCACCGGGTGATCGGCGTCGAGGAGCGAAACGGCAACGTCGCGTTCGAGACGCAGGGCGACGCGAACCCGGAGCCGGATTCGGGACTCGTCCCGGGAGAGAATCTCGTCGGTGCTGTCGTCCTCACGATCCCACTCATCGGGCACGTCATCCAGTTTGGGAGCACGACAGAAGGGCTCGTACTGCTCGTCGGCCTGCCTATCGGGCTGTTGGTGCTATCAGAGCTCTGGGCGGTTATGAGCGCTGTCAAAGACGACTCGAGCACGGACGAAGCGGCCCGATCCGACAGTGGTTCAGCCGAGGGCAACGCCGCGAGCACGGAGGCGGAAGACGAGATCAGCGTTCACGTAACGGATCTGACGACCACACTCGGCGTCCTGGCGCTGGTGGCACCGTACACCATCTACGTCGCACTTCAGTTGCAGACGACGATCGCGATCACCGCCGCGTTTGCGGCGAGCCTTTCGGCGCTCGGACTCGGCGCCGTGTGGCTCTCGGCACGACTCACGGGAGACCGCGGAGGAAAATCGACGGCTGCCGACTCCTCGAGTGAGACGCCCGACGCGGCGACTCCGAAAGCCGGCAGCGAACCCGCGCTGGAACCGGGACGATCCGATTCGGTCGGCGAACGCGCGGTCACCGTCTCCCCGGAGTCGGAGACGGGAGTTTCGCTCGAGAACGGATCGTCGGAGCCGATCGCCGGCACCGCAGCGCACAGAGCTGAGCCAGCTTCCGGTGGCGATTCGGAGACCCAGGGAGGTGAGCGAGAATGAACCTGGCTACCAGGGGAGCTGTGGTCGTGGTCTGTCTCGTCGTCGTCTCGAGCGCGTTCGTCGGCGCGTTTGGAACCGTCGCGTTATTTACCGATGCAGAACGCGCATCCGGCGAGTTTTCGACCGCCGAGAACTATGGCGACGCCGTCACGACGGTCAACTCGTCCGACCTGATCCATGGTGACTCCGGTATGATCGAAGACGGAGCGACGGCCGGGGATAACGAGACAGCCGTATCCGAGTCGGACGAGGACGAAGCAGACGCCGCCAGCGAGGACGGAGCGAACGAGGCGGATGAAGAACTCGAGGACGGACCGGATGGGGACGACGCAGACGAGGCGGACGCAGACGAAACAACCACGGACGAGGACTCTGGAGACGACTCGGAGGAAGAGTCAGAGACGGACAACTCAGAGGAAGAATCCGAAGCTGACGACTCAGATGAGGAATCTGAAACCGACGACTCGGAGGAAGAATCCGAAGCTGACGACTCAGATGAGGAATCTGAAACCGACGACTCGGAGGAAGAATCCGAAGCTGACGACTCAGATGAGGAATCTGAAACCGACGACTCGGAGGAAGAATCCGAAGCTGACGACTCGGAGGAAGAATCCGAAGCTGACGACTCGGAGGAAGAATCCGAAGCTGACGACTCGGAGGAAGAATCCGAAGCTGACGACTCGGAGGAAGAATCCGAAGCTGACGACTCGGAGGAAGAATCCGAAGCTGACGACTCAGATGAGGAATCTGAAACCGACGACGCAGACGAGTAATCGAGTAGGGTGTAGCGCAGCCGTCGCCTATTCACTGCGGGGAGAACGTCACGCTCACGGACTGTGCTTGCCCTCGAGCACGGCCTCGAGCGCGTCCATCGTCTGTTCGACAAGTTCGACGCGGGCGTTGTGCCCCATGTGTCCGACGCGGAGGATCTCGTCCTCGAGATCGACCAGTCCCGTCGAGAGGACGATGCCGTGCTCCTCGAGCAGCCGTTCTTGCAACTCGCCGGCCCGACCCTCGACGTGCAGCGCCGTGACCGTCGGTGAGGCGAGCGTCTCGTCGTCGGGATACAGCTCGAGGCCGAGTTCACGGGCACGCTCA
This portion of the Natronobeatus ordinarius genome encodes:
- a CDS encoding signal peptidase I; the encoded protein is MNYRRIASVLGFVVLLVLVTPFLVYAVPGAIGADHSFVVLSGSMEPELSPGDVVIVEETDPSTVETGDVVTFVREGEGAPVTHRVIGVEERNGNVAFETQGDANPEPDSGLVPGENLVGAVVLTIPLIGHVIQFGSTTEGLVLLVGLPIGLLVLSELWAVMSAVKDDSSTDEAARSDSGSAEGNAASTEAEDEISVHVTDLTTTLGVLALVAPYTIYVALQLQTTIAITAAFAASLSALGLGAVWLSARLTGDRGGKSTAADSSSETPDAATPKAGSEPALEPGRSDSVGERAVTVSPESETGVSLENGSSEPIAGTAAHRAEPASGGDSETQGGERE